In Hermetia illucens chromosome 1, iHerIll2.2.curated.20191125, whole genome shotgun sequence, one genomic interval encodes:
- the LOC119646894 gene encoding myocyte-specific enhancer factor 2 isoform X1, with the protein MGRKKIQISRITDERNRQVTFNKRKFGVMKKAYELSVLCDCEIALIIFSSSNKLYQYASTDMDKVLLKYTEYNEPHESLTNKNIIEVLTKKENKNGAMSPESPEQEADYTLTPRTEAKYNKIDEDFQLMMQRNHRVNMTGTNYTMPVSVPVGGSYSESGMLQASPQMAHTNISPRPSSSETDSEKFTVYPSGAMLEMSNGYPPSASPLGGSPSPGPSPGIGGHQNNKSSHISHVSHKQHSPGGQSGRSANLRVVIPTAMQANLSGDDISYSDQQHRQNQSTLNTPVVTLQTPIPGLSNYSLSSFAPQDFSMGSSDVIGLPPWNTHHSLSSVPHSGSFISSYSGLSHLTISNSTPPPSTSPISVKVKSEPVSPPRDHHGSTGHHSHSSSMLSQASSGGLSGTTLNTAAVISVSNQSSPANLGVLHSQHLVMNSRPSSTGHLTPTPGTVTPTNVPSPVSDLRHSSSSQLPDYDSPNQPHKRPRISEGWST; encoded by the exons ATGGgtaggaaaaaaattcaaatttctcgcaTCACCGATGAAAGAAATAGACAG GTGACATtcaacaaaaggaaatttggtgTTATGAAAAAAGCCTACGAACTGTCTGTACTGTGTGATTGCGAAATTGCCCTGATCATATTTTCATCAAGCAACAAACTCTACCAATATGCGAGTACGGATATGGATAAGGTCCTCCTCAAATACACCGAATACAATGAACCGCACGAGTCACTGACCAACAAGAACATAATAGAG GTACTTACAAAGAAGGAGAATAAGAACGGAGCCATGTCTCCCGAATCACCTGAACAGGAAGCTGACTACACGCTGACACCAAGAACTGAAGCCAAATAcaacaaaatcgatgaagacttTCAATTAATGATGCAACGCAATCATAGGGTTAATATGACCGGTACAAATTACACTATGCCCGTATCAGTTCCGGTTGGCGGAAGTTATAGTGAGTCGGGAATGTTACAAGCTAGTCCACAAATGGCACATACGAATATTAGTCCGAGACCATCCAGTTCGGAAACGGATTCAG AAAAATTCACAGTTTATCCCTCAGGAGCGATGCTGGAGATGTCCAATGGCTATCCGCCGTCTGCATCACCACTGGGTGGCTCGCCTAGTCCTGGGCCGAGTCCTGGTATAGGTGGGCATCAAAATAATAAAT CCTCCCATATATCGCATGTGTCCCACAAGCAACATTCACCAGGTGGACAAAGTGGGCGAAGCGCTAATTTAAGGGTCGTAATTCCGACAGCAATGCAAGCAAACTTATCAGGAGATGACATCAGTTACTCGGAT CAGCAACATCGGCAAAACCAGTCAACACTTAACACGCCTGTGGTTACTCTACAAACACCCATACCTGGGTTAAGCAATtattccttaagttcatttgcTCCACAAGACTTTTCAATGGGATCATCAGATGTAATAGGTCTGCCACCGTGGAACACACATCATAGCTTATCATCAGTGCCACATTCGGG CTCTTTCATTTCTTCCTATAGCGGTCTATCACATTTAACCATTTCAAATAGCACACCCCCGCCATCAACGTCACCTATATCAGTTAAGGTGAAATCGGAGCCGGTATCTCCGCCTCGCGATCATCATGGAAGTACTGGGCATCATTCGCATTCTAGTTCAATGTTAAGTCAAGCATCGAGTGGTGGACTTTCTGGGACAACATTGAATACGGCAGCCGTAATATCAGTGAGCAATCAATCGAGTCCAGCTAATTTGGGAGTGTTGCACTCACAGCATCTTGTGATGAATTCAAGACCGTCTTCTACGGGTCATTTGACACCGACACCAG GTACCGTGACGCCGACAAATGTCCCATCACCAGTCAGCGATCTGCGGCATTCATCTAGTTCCCAACTTCCCGACTACGATTCGCCGAACCAGCCTCACAAGAGGCCACGCATCTCTGAGGGTTGGTCTACATAG
- the LOC119646894 gene encoding myocyte-specific enhancer factor 2 isoform X5, producing MGRKKIQISRITDERNRQVTFNKRKFGVMKKAYELSVLCDCEIALIIFSSSNKLYQYASTDMDKVLLKYTEYNEPHESLTNKNIIEVLTKKENKNGAMSPESPEQEADYTLTPRTEAKYNKIDEDFQLMMQRNHRVNMTGTNYTMPVSVPVGGSYSESGMLQASPQMAHTNISPRPSSSETDSEKFTVYPSGAMLEMSNGYPPSASPLGGSPSPGPSPGIGGHQNNKSSHISHVSHKQHSPGGQSGRSANLRVVIPTAMQANLSGDDISYSDQQHRQNQSTLNTPVVTLQTPIPGLSNYSLSSFAPQDFSMGSSDVIGLPPWNTHHSLSSVPHSGGLSHLTISNSTPPPSTSPISVKVKSEPVSPPRDHHGSTGHHSHSSSMLSQASSGGLSGTTLNTAAVISVSNQSSPANLGVLHSQHLVMNSRPSSTGHLTPTPGTVTPTNVPSPVSDLRHSSSSQLPDYDSPNQPHKRPRISEGWST from the exons ATGGgtaggaaaaaaattcaaatttctcgcaTCACCGATGAAAGAAATAGACAG GTGACATtcaacaaaaggaaatttggtgTTATGAAAAAAGCCTACGAACTGTCTGTACTGTGTGATTGCGAAATTGCCCTGATCATATTTTCATCAAGCAACAAACTCTACCAATATGCGAGTACGGATATGGATAAGGTCCTCCTCAAATACACCGAATACAATGAACCGCACGAGTCACTGACCAACAAGAACATAATAGAG GTACTTACAAAGAAGGAGAATAAGAACGGAGCCATGTCTCCCGAATCACCTGAACAGGAAGCTGACTACACGCTGACACCAAGAACTGAAGCCAAATAcaacaaaatcgatgaagacttTCAATTAATGATGCAACGCAATCATAGGGTTAATATGACCGGTACAAATTACACTATGCCCGTATCAGTTCCGGTTGGCGGAAGTTATAGTGAGTCGGGAATGTTACAAGCTAGTCCACAAATGGCACATACGAATATTAGTCCGAGACCATCCAGTTCGGAAACGGATTCAG AAAAATTCACAGTTTATCCCTCAGGAGCGATGCTGGAGATGTCCAATGGCTATCCGCCGTCTGCATCACCACTGGGTGGCTCGCCTAGTCCTGGGCCGAGTCCTGGTATAGGTGGGCATCAAAATAATAAAT CCTCCCATATATCGCATGTGTCCCACAAGCAACATTCACCAGGTGGACAAAGTGGGCGAAGCGCTAATTTAAGGGTCGTAATTCCGACAGCAATGCAAGCAAACTTATCAGGAGATGACATCAGTTACTCGGAT CAGCAACATCGGCAAAACCAGTCAACACTTAACACGCCTGTGGTTACTCTACAAACACCCATACCTGGGTTAAGCAATtattccttaagttcatttgcTCCACAAGACTTTTCAATGGGATCATCAGATGTAATAGGTCTGCCACCGTGGAACACACATCATAGCTTATCATCAGTGCCACATTCGGG CGGTCTATCACATTTAACCATTTCAAATAGCACACCCCCGCCATCAACGTCACCTATATCAGTTAAGGTGAAATCGGAGCCGGTATCTCCGCCTCGCGATCATCATGGAAGTACTGGGCATCATTCGCATTCTAGTTCAATGTTAAGTCAAGCATCGAGTGGTGGACTTTCTGGGACAACATTGAATACGGCAGCCGTAATATCAGTGAGCAATCAATCGAGTCCAGCTAATTTGGGAGTGTTGCACTCACAGCATCTTGTGATGAATTCAAGACCGTCTTCTACGGGTCATTTGACACCGACACCAG GTACCGTGACGCCGACAAATGTCCCATCACCAGTCAGCGATCTGCGGCATTCATCTAGTTCCCAACTTCCCGACTACGATTCGCCGAACCAGCCTCACAAGAGGCCACGCATCTCTGAGGGTTGGTCTACATAG
- the LOC119646894 gene encoding myocyte-specific enhancer factor 2 isoform X7, translated as MGRKKIQISRITDERNRQVTFNKRKFGVMKKAYELSVLCDCEIALIIFSSSNKLYQYASTDMDKVLLKYTEYNEPHESLTNKNIIEKENKNGAMSPESPEQEADYTLTPRTEAKYNKIDEDFQLMMQRNHRVNMTGTNYTMPVSVPVGGSYSESGMLQASPQMAHTNISPRPSSSETDSVYPSGAMLEMSNGYPPSASPLGGSPSPGPSPGIGGHQNNKSSHISHVSHKQHSPGGQSGRSANLRVVIPTAMQANLSGDDISYSDQQHRQNQSTLNTPVVTLQTPIPGLSNYSLSSFAPQDFSMGSSDVIGLPPWNTHHSLSSVPHSGSFISSYSGLSHLTISNSTPPPSTSPISVKVKSEPVSPPRDHHGSTGHHSHSSSMLSQASSGGLSGTTLNTAAVISVSNQSSPANLGVLHSQHLVMNSRPSSTGHLTPTPGTVTPTNVPSPVSDLRHSSSSQLPDYDSPNQPHKRPRISEGWST; from the exons ATGGgtaggaaaaaaattcaaatttctcgcaTCACCGATGAAAGAAATAGACAG GTGACATtcaacaaaaggaaatttggtgTTATGAAAAAAGCCTACGAACTGTCTGTACTGTGTGATTGCGAAATTGCCCTGATCATATTTTCATCAAGCAACAAACTCTACCAATATGCGAGTACGGATATGGATAAGGTCCTCCTCAAATACACCGAATACAATGAACCGCACGAGTCACTGACCAACAAGAACATAATAGAG AAGGAGAATAAGAACGGAGCCATGTCTCCCGAATCACCTGAACAGGAAGCTGACTACACGCTGACACCAAGAACTGAAGCCAAATAcaacaaaatcgatgaagacttTCAATTAATGATGCAACGCAATCATAGGGTTAATATGACCGGTACAAATTACACTATGCCCGTATCAGTTCCGGTTGGCGGAAGTTATAGTGAGTCGGGAATGTTACAAGCTAGTCCACAAATGGCACATACGAATATTAGTCCGAGACCATCCAGTTCGGAAACGGATTCAG TTTATCCCTCAGGAGCGATGCTGGAGATGTCCAATGGCTATCCGCCGTCTGCATCACCACTGGGTGGCTCGCCTAGTCCTGGGCCGAGTCCTGGTATAGGTGGGCATCAAAATAATAAAT CCTCCCATATATCGCATGTGTCCCACAAGCAACATTCACCAGGTGGACAAAGTGGGCGAAGCGCTAATTTAAGGGTCGTAATTCCGACAGCAATGCAAGCAAACTTATCAGGAGATGACATCAGTTACTCGGAT CAGCAACATCGGCAAAACCAGTCAACACTTAACACGCCTGTGGTTACTCTACAAACACCCATACCTGGGTTAAGCAATtattccttaagttcatttgcTCCACAAGACTTTTCAATGGGATCATCAGATGTAATAGGTCTGCCACCGTGGAACACACATCATAGCTTATCATCAGTGCCACATTCGGG CTCTTTCATTTCTTCCTATAGCGGTCTATCACATTTAACCATTTCAAATAGCACACCCCCGCCATCAACGTCACCTATATCAGTTAAGGTGAAATCGGAGCCGGTATCTCCGCCTCGCGATCATCATGGAAGTACTGGGCATCATTCGCATTCTAGTTCAATGTTAAGTCAAGCATCGAGTGGTGGACTTTCTGGGACAACATTGAATACGGCAGCCGTAATATCAGTGAGCAATCAATCGAGTCCAGCTAATTTGGGAGTGTTGCACTCACAGCATCTTGTGATGAATTCAAGACCGTCTTCTACGGGTCATTTGACACCGACACCAG GTACCGTGACGCCGACAAATGTCCCATCACCAGTCAGCGATCTGCGGCATTCATCTAGTTCCCAACTTCCCGACTACGATTCGCCGAACCAGCCTCACAAGAGGCCACGCATCTCTGAGGGTTGGTCTACATAG
- the LOC119646894 gene encoding myocyte-specific enhancer factor 2 isoform X2, whose protein sequence is MGRKKIQISRITDERNRQVTFNKRKFGVMKKAYELSVLCDCEIALIIFSSSNKLYQYASTDMDKVLLKYTEYNEPHESLTNKNIIEVLTKKENKNGAMSPESPEQEADYTLTPRTEAKYNKIDEDFQLMMQRNHRVNMTGTNYTMPVSVPVGGSYSESGMLQASPQMAHTNISPRPSSSETDSEKFTVYPSGAMLEMSNGYPPSASPLGGSPSPGPSPGIGGHQNNKSSHISHVSHKQHSPGGQSGRSANLRVVIPTAMQANLSGDDISYSDQHRQNQSTLNTPVVTLQTPIPGLSNYSLSSFAPQDFSMGSSDVIGLPPWNTHHSLSSVPHSGSFISSYSGLSHLTISNSTPPPSTSPISVKVKSEPVSPPRDHHGSTGHHSHSSSMLSQASSGGLSGTTLNTAAVISVSNQSSPANLGVLHSQHLVMNSRPSSTGHLTPTPGTVTPTNVPSPVSDLRHSSSSQLPDYDSPNQPHKRPRISEGWST, encoded by the exons ATGGgtaggaaaaaaattcaaatttctcgcaTCACCGATGAAAGAAATAGACAG GTGACATtcaacaaaaggaaatttggtgTTATGAAAAAAGCCTACGAACTGTCTGTACTGTGTGATTGCGAAATTGCCCTGATCATATTTTCATCAAGCAACAAACTCTACCAATATGCGAGTACGGATATGGATAAGGTCCTCCTCAAATACACCGAATACAATGAACCGCACGAGTCACTGACCAACAAGAACATAATAGAG GTACTTACAAAGAAGGAGAATAAGAACGGAGCCATGTCTCCCGAATCACCTGAACAGGAAGCTGACTACACGCTGACACCAAGAACTGAAGCCAAATAcaacaaaatcgatgaagacttTCAATTAATGATGCAACGCAATCATAGGGTTAATATGACCGGTACAAATTACACTATGCCCGTATCAGTTCCGGTTGGCGGAAGTTATAGTGAGTCGGGAATGTTACAAGCTAGTCCACAAATGGCACATACGAATATTAGTCCGAGACCATCCAGTTCGGAAACGGATTCAG AAAAATTCACAGTTTATCCCTCAGGAGCGATGCTGGAGATGTCCAATGGCTATCCGCCGTCTGCATCACCACTGGGTGGCTCGCCTAGTCCTGGGCCGAGTCCTGGTATAGGTGGGCATCAAAATAATAAAT CCTCCCATATATCGCATGTGTCCCACAAGCAACATTCACCAGGTGGACAAAGTGGGCGAAGCGCTAATTTAAGGGTCGTAATTCCGACAGCAATGCAAGCAAACTTATCAGGAGATGACATCAGTTACTCGGAT CAACATCGGCAAAACCAGTCAACACTTAACACGCCTGTGGTTACTCTACAAACACCCATACCTGGGTTAAGCAATtattccttaagttcatttgcTCCACAAGACTTTTCAATGGGATCATCAGATGTAATAGGTCTGCCACCGTGGAACACACATCATAGCTTATCATCAGTGCCACATTCGGG CTCTTTCATTTCTTCCTATAGCGGTCTATCACATTTAACCATTTCAAATAGCACACCCCCGCCATCAACGTCACCTATATCAGTTAAGGTGAAATCGGAGCCGGTATCTCCGCCTCGCGATCATCATGGAAGTACTGGGCATCATTCGCATTCTAGTTCAATGTTAAGTCAAGCATCGAGTGGTGGACTTTCTGGGACAACATTGAATACGGCAGCCGTAATATCAGTGAGCAATCAATCGAGTCCAGCTAATTTGGGAGTGTTGCACTCACAGCATCTTGTGATGAATTCAAGACCGTCTTCTACGGGTCATTTGACACCGACACCAG GTACCGTGACGCCGACAAATGTCCCATCACCAGTCAGCGATCTGCGGCATTCATCTAGTTCCCAACTTCCCGACTACGATTCGCCGAACCAGCCTCACAAGAGGCCACGCATCTCTGAGGGTTGGTCTACATAG
- the LOC119646894 gene encoding myocyte-specific enhancer factor 2 isoform X9 produces MGRKKIQISRITDERNRQVTFNKRKFGVMKKAYELSVLCDCEIALIIFSSSNKLYQYASTDMDKVLLKYTEYNEPHESLTNKNIIEVLTKKENKNGAMSPESPEQEADYTLTPRTEAKYNKIDEDFQLMMQRNHRVNMTGTNYTMPVSVPVGGSYSESGMLQASPQMAHTNISPRPSSSETDSVYPSGAMLEMSNGYPPSASPLGGSPSPGPSPGIASHISHVSHKQHSPGGQSGRSANLRVVIPTAMQANLSGDDISYSDQQHRQNQSTLNTPVVTLQTPIPGLSNYSLSSFAPQDFSMGSSDVIGLPPWNTHHSLSSVPHSGSFISSYSGLSHLTISNSTPPPSTSPISVKVKSEPVSPPRDHHGSTGHHSHSSSMLSQASSGGLSGTTLNTAAVISVSNQSSPANLGVLHSQHLVMNSRPSSTGHLTPTPGTVTPTNVPSPVSDLRHSSSSQLPDYDSPNQPHKRPRISEGWST; encoded by the exons ATGGgtaggaaaaaaattcaaatttctcgcaTCACCGATGAAAGAAATAGACAG GTGACATtcaacaaaaggaaatttggtgTTATGAAAAAAGCCTACGAACTGTCTGTACTGTGTGATTGCGAAATTGCCCTGATCATATTTTCATCAAGCAACAAACTCTACCAATATGCGAGTACGGATATGGATAAGGTCCTCCTCAAATACACCGAATACAATGAACCGCACGAGTCACTGACCAACAAGAACATAATAGAG GTACTTACAAAGAAGGAGAATAAGAACGGAGCCATGTCTCCCGAATCACCTGAACAGGAAGCTGACTACACGCTGACACCAAGAACTGAAGCCAAATAcaacaaaatcgatgaagacttTCAATTAATGATGCAACGCAATCATAGGGTTAATATGACCGGTACAAATTACACTATGCCCGTATCAGTTCCGGTTGGCGGAAGTTATAGTGAGTCGGGAATGTTACAAGCTAGTCCACAAATGGCACATACGAATATTAGTCCGAGACCATCCAGTTCGGAAACGGATTCAG TTTATCCCTCAGGAGCGATGCTGGAGATGTCCAATGGCTATCCGCCGTCTGCATCACCACTGGGTGGCTCGCCTAGTCCTGGGCCGAGTCCTGGTATAG CCTCCCATATATCGCATGTGTCCCACAAGCAACATTCACCAGGTGGACAAAGTGGGCGAAGCGCTAATTTAAGGGTCGTAATTCCGACAGCAATGCAAGCAAACTTATCAGGAGATGACATCAGTTACTCGGAT CAGCAACATCGGCAAAACCAGTCAACACTTAACACGCCTGTGGTTACTCTACAAACACCCATACCTGGGTTAAGCAATtattccttaagttcatttgcTCCACAAGACTTTTCAATGGGATCATCAGATGTAATAGGTCTGCCACCGTGGAACACACATCATAGCTTATCATCAGTGCCACATTCGGG CTCTTTCATTTCTTCCTATAGCGGTCTATCACATTTAACCATTTCAAATAGCACACCCCCGCCATCAACGTCACCTATATCAGTTAAGGTGAAATCGGAGCCGGTATCTCCGCCTCGCGATCATCATGGAAGTACTGGGCATCATTCGCATTCTAGTTCAATGTTAAGTCAAGCATCGAGTGGTGGACTTTCTGGGACAACATTGAATACGGCAGCCGTAATATCAGTGAGCAATCAATCGAGTCCAGCTAATTTGGGAGTGTTGCACTCACAGCATCTTGTGATGAATTCAAGACCGTCTTCTACGGGTCATTTGACACCGACACCAG GTACCGTGACGCCGACAAATGTCCCATCACCAGTCAGCGATCTGCGGCATTCATCTAGTTCCCAACTTCCCGACTACGATTCGCCGAACCAGCCTCACAAGAGGCCACGCATCTCTGAGGGTTGGTCTACATAG
- the LOC119646894 gene encoding myocyte-specific enhancer factor 2 isoform X6, with translation MGRKKIQISRITDERNRQVTFNKRKFGVMKKAYELSVLCDCEIALIIFSSSNKLYQYASTDMDKVLLKYTEYNEPHESLTNKNIIEVLTKKENKNGAMSPESPEQEADYTLTPRTEAKYNKIDEDFQLMMQRNHRVNMTGTNYTMPVSVPVGGSYSESGMLQASPQMAHTNISPRPSSSETDSEKFTVYPSGAMLEMSNGYPPSASPLGGSPSPGPSPGIASHISHVSHKQHSPGGQSGRSANLRVVIPTAMQANLSGDDISYSDQQHRQNQSTLNTPVVTLQTPIPGLSNYSLSSFAPQDFSMGSSDVIGLPPWNTHHSLSSVPHSGSFISSYSGLSHLTISNSTPPPSTSPISVKVKSEPVSPPRDHHGSTGHHSHSSSMLSQASSGGLSGTTLNTAAVISVSNQSSPANLGVLHSQHLVMNSRPSSTGHLTPTPGTVTPTNVPSPVSDLRHSSSSQLPDYDSPNQPHKRPRISEGWST, from the exons ATGGgtaggaaaaaaattcaaatttctcgcaTCACCGATGAAAGAAATAGACAG GTGACATtcaacaaaaggaaatttggtgTTATGAAAAAAGCCTACGAACTGTCTGTACTGTGTGATTGCGAAATTGCCCTGATCATATTTTCATCAAGCAACAAACTCTACCAATATGCGAGTACGGATATGGATAAGGTCCTCCTCAAATACACCGAATACAATGAACCGCACGAGTCACTGACCAACAAGAACATAATAGAG GTACTTACAAAGAAGGAGAATAAGAACGGAGCCATGTCTCCCGAATCACCTGAACAGGAAGCTGACTACACGCTGACACCAAGAACTGAAGCCAAATAcaacaaaatcgatgaagacttTCAATTAATGATGCAACGCAATCATAGGGTTAATATGACCGGTACAAATTACACTATGCCCGTATCAGTTCCGGTTGGCGGAAGTTATAGTGAGTCGGGAATGTTACAAGCTAGTCCACAAATGGCACATACGAATATTAGTCCGAGACCATCCAGTTCGGAAACGGATTCAG AAAAATTCACAGTTTATCCCTCAGGAGCGATGCTGGAGATGTCCAATGGCTATCCGCCGTCTGCATCACCACTGGGTGGCTCGCCTAGTCCTGGGCCGAGTCCTGGTATAG CCTCCCATATATCGCATGTGTCCCACAAGCAACATTCACCAGGTGGACAAAGTGGGCGAAGCGCTAATTTAAGGGTCGTAATTCCGACAGCAATGCAAGCAAACTTATCAGGAGATGACATCAGTTACTCGGAT CAGCAACATCGGCAAAACCAGTCAACACTTAACACGCCTGTGGTTACTCTACAAACACCCATACCTGGGTTAAGCAATtattccttaagttcatttgcTCCACAAGACTTTTCAATGGGATCATCAGATGTAATAGGTCTGCCACCGTGGAACACACATCATAGCTTATCATCAGTGCCACATTCGGG CTCTTTCATTTCTTCCTATAGCGGTCTATCACATTTAACCATTTCAAATAGCACACCCCCGCCATCAACGTCACCTATATCAGTTAAGGTGAAATCGGAGCCGGTATCTCCGCCTCGCGATCATCATGGAAGTACTGGGCATCATTCGCATTCTAGTTCAATGTTAAGTCAAGCATCGAGTGGTGGACTTTCTGGGACAACATTGAATACGGCAGCCGTAATATCAGTGAGCAATCAATCGAGTCCAGCTAATTTGGGAGTGTTGCACTCACAGCATCTTGTGATGAATTCAAGACCGTCTTCTACGGGTCATTTGACACCGACACCAG GTACCGTGACGCCGACAAATGTCCCATCACCAGTCAGCGATCTGCGGCATTCATCTAGTTCCCAACTTCCCGACTACGATTCGCCGAACCAGCCTCACAAGAGGCCACGCATCTCTGAGGGTTGGTCTACATAG
- the LOC119646894 gene encoding myocyte-specific enhancer factor 2 isoform X4: MGRKKIQISRITDERNRQVTFNKRKFGVMKKAYELSVLCDCEIALIIFSSSNKLYQYASTDMDKVLLKYTEYNEPHESLTNKNIIEVLTKKENKNGAMSPESPEQEADYTLTPRTEAKYNKIDEDFQLMMQRNHRVNMTGTNYTMPVSVPVGGSYSESGMLQASPQMAHTNISPRPSSSETDSVYPSGAMLEMSNGYPPSASPLGGSPSPGPSPGIGGHQNNKSSHISHVSHKQHSPGGQSGRSANLRVVIPTAMQANLSGDDISYSDQQHRQNQSTLNTPVVTLQTPIPGLSNYSLSSFAPQDFSMGSSDVIGLPPWNTHHSLSSVPHSGSFISSYSGLSHLTISNSTPPPSTSPISVKVKSEPVSPPRDHHGSTGHHSHSSSMLSQASSGGLSGTTLNTAAVISVSNQSSPANLGVLHSQHLVMNSRPSSTGHLTPTPGTVTPTNVPSPVSDLRHSSSSQLPDYDSPNQPHKRPRISEGWST; this comes from the exons ATGGgtaggaaaaaaattcaaatttctcgcaTCACCGATGAAAGAAATAGACAG GTGACATtcaacaaaaggaaatttggtgTTATGAAAAAAGCCTACGAACTGTCTGTACTGTGTGATTGCGAAATTGCCCTGATCATATTTTCATCAAGCAACAAACTCTACCAATATGCGAGTACGGATATGGATAAGGTCCTCCTCAAATACACCGAATACAATGAACCGCACGAGTCACTGACCAACAAGAACATAATAGAG GTACTTACAAAGAAGGAGAATAAGAACGGAGCCATGTCTCCCGAATCACCTGAACAGGAAGCTGACTACACGCTGACACCAAGAACTGAAGCCAAATAcaacaaaatcgatgaagacttTCAATTAATGATGCAACGCAATCATAGGGTTAATATGACCGGTACAAATTACACTATGCCCGTATCAGTTCCGGTTGGCGGAAGTTATAGTGAGTCGGGAATGTTACAAGCTAGTCCACAAATGGCACATACGAATATTAGTCCGAGACCATCCAGTTCGGAAACGGATTCAG TTTATCCCTCAGGAGCGATGCTGGAGATGTCCAATGGCTATCCGCCGTCTGCATCACCACTGGGTGGCTCGCCTAGTCCTGGGCCGAGTCCTGGTATAGGTGGGCATCAAAATAATAAAT CCTCCCATATATCGCATGTGTCCCACAAGCAACATTCACCAGGTGGACAAAGTGGGCGAAGCGCTAATTTAAGGGTCGTAATTCCGACAGCAATGCAAGCAAACTTATCAGGAGATGACATCAGTTACTCGGAT CAGCAACATCGGCAAAACCAGTCAACACTTAACACGCCTGTGGTTACTCTACAAACACCCATACCTGGGTTAAGCAATtattccttaagttcatttgcTCCACAAGACTTTTCAATGGGATCATCAGATGTAATAGGTCTGCCACCGTGGAACACACATCATAGCTTATCATCAGTGCCACATTCGGG CTCTTTCATTTCTTCCTATAGCGGTCTATCACATTTAACCATTTCAAATAGCACACCCCCGCCATCAACGTCACCTATATCAGTTAAGGTGAAATCGGAGCCGGTATCTCCGCCTCGCGATCATCATGGAAGTACTGGGCATCATTCGCATTCTAGTTCAATGTTAAGTCAAGCATCGAGTGGTGGACTTTCTGGGACAACATTGAATACGGCAGCCGTAATATCAGTGAGCAATCAATCGAGTCCAGCTAATTTGGGAGTGTTGCACTCACAGCATCTTGTGATGAATTCAAGACCGTCTTCTACGGGTCATTTGACACCGACACCAG GTACCGTGACGCCGACAAATGTCCCATCACCAGTCAGCGATCTGCGGCATTCATCTAGTTCCCAACTTCCCGACTACGATTCGCCGAACCAGCCTCACAAGAGGCCACGCATCTCTGAGGGTTGGTCTACATAG